In one window of Myotis daubentonii chromosome 13, mMyoDau2.1, whole genome shotgun sequence DNA:
- the MRLN gene encoding myoregulin, translated as MTSKNWILISTTTPTSLEDEIVGTILKILFVIFVDLMSIIYVVVTS; from the coding sequence ATGACATCTAAAAACTGGATATTAATTTCTACTACTACCCCCACAAGTCTGGAAGATGAAATTGTGGGAACAATTCTAAAAATTTTGTTTGTTATCTTTGTTGACTTAATGTCTATTATTTATGTTGTTGTAACTTCTTAG